From a single Methylosinus sp. H3A genomic region:
- a CDS encoding type II toxin-antitoxin system PemK/MazF family toxin: MGKTRPAVIVSFKHTLTGHCLVLPTSTDPQEGESGRWAHKLSLEIEKGKMSYVVCNHPHTVSTARLQMLWGKSTPRLDIQEFRLIIDKLMAWLPKLD; encoded by the coding sequence ATGGGTAAGACACGCCCTGCCGTCATCGTGTCGTTCAAGCATACGCTCACTGGGCACTGCCTCGTCCTTCCGACATCCACAGACCCACAGGAAGGCGAGAGCGGGAGATGGGCGCACAAGCTGTCGCTCGAGATCGAGAAGGGAAAGATGTCCTACGTCGTCTGCAACCACCCGCACACGGTTTCGACGGCCAGACTTCAGATGCTCTGGGGAAAGAGCACGCCTCGGCTCGATATTCAGGAATTCAGGCTGATAATCGATAAGCTCATGGCTTGGCTTCCAAAGCTCGATTGA
- a CDS encoding folylpolyglutamate synthase/dihydrofolate synthase family protein: protein MDQRDAILTRLLDLHPKKIDLSLGRTERLLAEMGHPEQRLPPTIHVAGTNGKGSTLAFLRAILEAAGQRVHVYTSPHLLRFNERIRLAGRLVDDERLKRALEDCERANGQRPVTFFEITTVAAFTLFAEEPADWLLLETGLGGRYDSTNVIERPKATIVTSISHDHTEFLGDTIEKIAYEKAGIFKRGVPAIIGFQQQDGARAVLEREARRLGAPLTIAGEDFHIREENGRFVYEDERGLLDLPLPRLPGRHQQANAAGSIAALRAVAPQIGPEHIEAGLTRAEWPARLQLLSRGRVAELVPSGSEVWLDGGHNDDGGRVLAEAMAEFEEKNARPLVFVCGAQVTKDVRALIKHFVGLAREVVAVPVEGEHKSWPPEEIAALACAEGMRTAAADSVEKALAIISQRNYETPPRILIAGSLYLAAGVLALNGSVIE, encoded by the coding sequence ATGGATCAGCGCGACGCGATTCTGACGCGCTTGCTGGACCTTCATCCAAAGAAGATCGATCTGTCGCTCGGACGGACCGAAAGGCTGCTGGCCGAGATGGGTCATCCCGAGCAGCGCCTGCCGCCGACCATCCATGTCGCCGGCACCAATGGCAAAGGCTCGACGCTCGCCTTTCTGCGCGCCATTCTGGAGGCGGCCGGACAGCGCGTGCATGTCTACACCTCGCCGCATCTGCTGCGCTTCAACGAGCGCATCCGCCTCGCCGGCCGCCTCGTCGACGACGAGCGGCTGAAGCGCGCACTGGAAGATTGCGAGCGCGCCAACGGCCAGCGTCCCGTGACCTTCTTCGAGATCACCACTGTCGCCGCCTTCACCCTGTTCGCCGAGGAGCCGGCGGACTGGCTGCTGCTGGAGACCGGCCTCGGCGGACGCTATGATTCGACCAATGTGATCGAGCGCCCCAAGGCGACGATCGTCACCTCCATCTCGCACGACCACACCGAATTCCTCGGCGATACGATCGAGAAGATCGCTTATGAGAAAGCCGGCATCTTCAAGCGCGGCGTTCCGGCGATCATCGGCTTTCAACAGCAGGACGGCGCCCGCGCTGTGCTGGAGCGCGAGGCGCGCCGGCTCGGCGCGCCGCTGACCATCGCCGGCGAGGATTTCCATATTCGCGAGGAGAACGGCCGCTTCGTCTATGAGGACGAGCGCGGCCTGCTGGACCTGCCGCTGCCGCGCCTGCCCGGCCGCCATCAGCAGGCCAACGCCGCCGGCTCCATCGCCGCCCTGCGCGCCGTCGCGCCTCAGATCGGCCCCGAGCATATAGAGGCCGGCCTCACGCGCGCGGAATGGCCGGCGCGGCTGCAGCTGCTTTCGCGCGGGCGGGTGGCGGAGCTGGTTCCGTCGGGCTCGGAAGTCTGGCTCGACGGCGGCCATAATGACGACGGCGGCCGCGTGCTCGCCGAAGCCATGGCCGAATTCGAGGAGAAGAACGCTCGGCCGCTGGTCTTCGTCTGCGGCGCGCAGGTGACCAAGGACGTGCGCGCGCTGATCAAACATTTCGTCGGCCTCGCCCGCGAGGTCGTCGCCGTGCCGGTGGAGGGCGAGCACAAGAGCTGGCCGCCGGAGGAGATCGCCGCCCTCGCCTGCGCCGAGGGCATGCGGACAGCCGCCGCCGACAGCGTCGAGAAGGCGCTGGCGATCATCTCGCAACGAAATTACGAGACTCCGCCGCGCATTTTGATCGCCGGTTCGCTCTACCTCGCCGCCGGCGTGCTGGCGCTCAACGGCTCGGTGATCGAATAG
- a CDS encoding (5-formylfuran-3-yl)methyl phosphate synthase, protein MTLMLTSVACVAEAEIVLAGGADVIDCKDASRGALGALPLADISAIVAAVAGRRPVSAVVELSHDPELARRAIEEAAALGVAFVKFALPATPDAEALIEALAPLAQRMRLVSVLFADLGPDLELLPRLARAGFAGALLDTAHKGKGRLLEHFDIGALSAFVERCHALGLEAGLAGSLEAPDVPRLLVTGAEVLGFRGALCAGHDRKNAIDAQAVALIRDLIPGGPTRSDAKGARLAANVDWSLVVGRGYLESRERSREIDHIFVRDLVIPVEIGAYDFERGRTQRVRFNVDVDVTRVSAGGDDMRNVFSYDVIMDAIKMILASGHIEMVETIAERLAELVLRHERVQGVNVQVEKLDVAPGAVGVRIRRERQAETAKVHHLFPGLPDAEPKS, encoded by the coding sequence ATGACCCTGATGTTGACGAGCGTCGCCTGCGTGGCCGAGGCCGAGATCGTTCTGGCCGGAGGGGCGGACGTCATCGACTGCAAGGACGCCTCCCGCGGCGCGCTGGGGGCCCTGCCCCTGGCCGATATCTCCGCGATCGTCGCAGCCGTCGCCGGACGGCGTCCGGTCAGCGCCGTCGTCGAGCTCTCGCATGACCCCGAGCTGGCGCGACGCGCCATAGAGGAGGCCGCCGCGCTCGGCGTCGCTTTCGTGAAATTCGCTCTGCCCGCGACGCCGGACGCCGAGGCGCTGATCGAGGCGCTGGCGCCTCTCGCGCAGCGCATGCGGCTGGTCTCCGTCCTCTTCGCCGATCTCGGGCCGGATCTGGAGCTGCTGCCGCGCCTCGCCCGCGCCGGTTTCGCCGGCGCGCTGCTCGACACCGCGCATAAAGGCAAGGGCCGGCTGCTCGAGCATTTCGACATTGGCGCACTCTCCGCCTTCGTCGAGCGCTGCCATGCGCTCGGCCTCGAGGCGGGCCTCGCCGGCTCGCTGGAGGCGCCGGACGTGCCACGTCTGCTGGTGACGGGCGCCGAGGTGCTGGGCTTCCGCGGCGCGCTCTGCGCGGGCCATGACCGCAAGAACGCGATCGACGCGCAAGCCGTCGCGCTGATTCGCGACCTCATCCCCGGCGGCCCGACGCGCTCGGACGCAAAAGGCGCGCGGCTCGCCGCCAATGTCGACTGGTCGCTCGTCGTCGGACGCGGCTATCTCGAGAGCCGCGAGCGCAGCCGCGAGATCGATCACATATTCGTGCGCGACCTCGTCATTCCGGTCGAGATCGGCGCCTATGATTTCGAGCGCGGCCGCACGCAGCGCGTTCGCTTCAATGTCGATGTGGATGTGACGCGCGTTTCCGCCGGCGGCGACGACATGCGCAATGTCTTCTCCTATGACGTCATCATGGATGCGATCAAAATGATCCTCGCCTCCGGCCATATAGAGATGGTGGAGACGATCGCCGAGCGCCTCGCCGAGCTGGTGCTGCGGCACGAGCGCGTGCAGGGCGTGAATGTGCAGGTGGAGAAGCTCGATGTCGCGCCGGGCGCGGTCGGCGTGCGCATCCGCCGCGAGCGCCAGGCCGAGACCGCCAAGGTCCATCACCTCTTTCCGGGCCTCCCCGATGCCGAGCCCAAGAGCTGA
- a CDS encoding HigA family addiction module antitoxin: MAKKGEDVFEAPAGGFRFGPVHPGRTLAAELEARGLSAHAFALKLRVPANRIGEIVAGKRGVSAETALRLGRYFGNSAAFWMNLQTKYDLEIAEREFGERIKAEVEAA; the protein is encoded by the coding sequence ATGGCGAAGAAGGGCGAAGACGTCTTCGAAGCGCCCGCAGGCGGTTTCCGATTCGGGCCGGTCCATCCGGGGCGCACGCTGGCCGCGGAACTCGAGGCGCGCGGGCTCAGCGCGCATGCGTTCGCGCTGAAACTGCGCGTGCCGGCCAATCGGATCGGCGAGATCGTCGCCGGCAAGCGCGGCGTCAGCGCGGAGACGGCGCTGCGACTGGGGCGCTACTTCGGCAACAGCGCGGCGTTCTGGATGAATTTGCAGACGAAATATGATCTCGAGATCGCGGAACGCGAATTCGGCGAACGCATCAAGGCGGAAGTCGAGGCGGCGTGA
- a CDS encoding aspartate kinase, which translates to MPSPRAEARPKADARHLVAKLGGSLSASPVLRQWLAALLRYAGPLTIVPGGGPFADAVRRAQETLRFSDEAAHEMAIMAMEQYGRALCDLEPQLVPVSTPQEAEAAHRRGAAAIWRPVAMTRAAPQIPQSWEMTSDSLAAWYAREAGASALLLIKSVDFLPQRAFPPPPGGGRSSAEGDREGVTPRVSGLTPPRTVSRSDPPPDGEGSDAPPKQPIVDPCFAHHARGLDVFIAGPAALREADESLARGAIPGASFDFTREQSIAS; encoded by the coding sequence ATGCCGAGCCCAAGAGCTGAAGCGCGCCCAAAAGCTGACGCGCGCCATCTGGTCGCCAAGCTCGGCGGGAGCCTCTCGGCCTCGCCCGTGCTGCGCCAATGGCTCGCGGCGCTGTTGCGCTACGCCGGCCCTCTGACGATCGTCCCCGGCGGCGGCCCTTTCGCCGACGCCGTGCGCCGCGCGCAGGAGACGCTGCGCTTTTCCGACGAAGCCGCGCATGAGATGGCGATCATGGCCATGGAGCAATATGGGCGCGCACTTTGCGACCTCGAGCCGCAGCTCGTCCCCGTCTCGACGCCGCAGGAGGCCGAGGCGGCGCATCGGCGCGGCGCCGCGGCCATCTGGCGCCCGGTTGCGATGACGCGCGCCGCTCCCCAGATTCCGCAGAGCTGGGAGATGACGTCCGACAGTCTCGCGGCCTGGTATGCGCGCGAAGCGGGAGCAAGCGCTCTGCTGCTGATAAAGAGCGTCGATTTCCTCCCCCAGAGGGCGTTTCCACCTCCCCCTGGAGGGGGGAGGTCGAGCGCCGAAGGCGATCGGGAGGGGGTGACGCCCCGAGTCTCGGGGCTCACCCCACCCCGGACCGTTTCACGGTCCGACCCTCCCCCTGACGGGGAGGGTAGTGACGCGCCGCCGAAGCAACCGATCGTCGATCCCTGCTTCGCGCATCATGCGCGAGGGCTCGACGTCTTCATCGCCGGCCCCGCGGCGTTGCGCGAGGCGGACGAAAGTCTCGCGCGCGGCGCCATTCCCGGCGCGTCCTTCGATTTCACCAGAGAGCAAAGCATCGCATCATGA
- the hpnH gene encoding adenosyl-hopene transferase HpnH has product MSIPLRYIMSIGGYILRQHLAGRKRYPLVLMLEPLFRCNLACAGCGKIDYPDPILDKRLSAEDCLASVDECGAPVVVIAGGEPLLHKELPQIVEGIMARKKFAIVCTNALLLAKKIDQYKPSPYFTWSIHLDGDEEMHDRAVSQKGVYKRAVEAIALAKSKGFRVTINSTFFQDADPARVADFFDEVKRIGIDGMTVSPGYAYERAPNQAHFLNRARTKELFRGILKRGRGGRDWAFVQSGLFLDFLAGNQTYHCTPWGNPARTVFGWQRPCYLLGEGYVPTFKQLMDETDWDSYGVGNYEKCADCMVHCGFEATAVKDAVARPWKAALVALRGVRTEGDFAPDISLEKQRPAQYVFDKNIATLSELREAEAKERAEKTPTAA; this is encoded by the coding sequence TTGTCCATTCCGCTTCGCTACATCATGTCGATCGGCGGCTATATTCTCCGCCAGCATCTCGCCGGCCGGAAGCGCTATCCGCTGGTGCTGATGCTCGAGCCGCTGTTCCGCTGCAATCTCGCTTGCGCCGGCTGCGGCAAGATCGACTATCCGGACCCTATTCTCGACAAGCGCCTCTCGGCCGAGGACTGTCTCGCCTCCGTCGACGAATGCGGCGCGCCGGTCGTCGTCATCGCCGGCGGCGAGCCGCTGCTACACAAGGAGCTGCCGCAGATCGTCGAAGGCATAATGGCGCGCAAGAAATTCGCCATCGTCTGCACCAATGCGCTGCTGCTCGCCAAAAAGATCGATCAATATAAGCCCAGCCCTTATTTCACCTGGTCGATCCATCTCGACGGCGACGAGGAGATGCATGATCGCGCGGTGAGCCAGAAGGGCGTCTACAAGCGCGCCGTCGAGGCGATCGCGCTGGCGAAGTCCAAGGGCTTCCGCGTCACCATCAACAGCACCTTCTTCCAGGACGCCGATCCGGCCCGCGTCGCCGATTTCTTCGACGAGGTGAAGCGCATCGGCATAGACGGCATGACTGTGTCGCCGGGCTATGCCTATGAGCGCGCGCCCAATCAGGCGCATTTCCTCAATCGCGCCCGCACCAAGGAGCTGTTCCGCGGCATTCTGAAGCGCGGACGCGGCGGACGCGACTGGGCCTTTGTGCAGTCGGGCCTGTTCCTCGACTTTCTGGCCGGCAATCAGACCTATCATTGCACGCCCTGGGGCAATCCGGCGCGCACCGTCTTCGGCTGGCAGCGCCCCTGCTATCTCTTGGGCGAGGGCTATGTCCCGACCTTCAAGCAGCTGATGGACGAGACCGATTGGGACTCGTACGGCGTCGGCAATTACGAGAAATGCGCCGATTGCATGGTCCATTGCGGCTTCGAGGCCACGGCGGTGAAGGACGCCGTCGCGCGGCCGTGGAAGGCGGCGCTGGTGGCTCTGCGCGGCGTGAGGACGGAAGGCGATTTCGCGCCCGACATCTCGCTGGAGAAGCAGCGGCCGGCGCAATATGTCTTCGACAAGAATATAGCGACGTTGTCAGAGCTCCGAGAGGCCGAGGCTAAGGAGCGGGCCGAGAAGACGCCCACAGCGGCCTAA
- the trpA gene encoding tryptophan synthase subunit alpha, translating to MTTRIDARFQALRAEGRAALVTFVMAGDPDLETSLALLKSLPKAGADVIELGMPFTDPMADGPSIQAAGLRALKAGTTLNKTLALVRAFRAVDQATPLVLMGYYNPVYVHGVAAFLEEAKAAGVDGLIIVDLPAEEDAELCLPARAAGLNFIRLATPTTDDKRLPKVLENTSGFVYYVSLTGITGAALSDYSGVSEAVARLKRSTPLPIAVGFGVKTAENAAAIARYADGVVVGTALVDALAGSLDAEKRAGPQTVEAVTKLVADLSRGVRGARTQGAKKEQPFSLKTAFGALARLWS from the coding sequence ATGACCACACGCATCGACGCCCGCTTCCAAGCCCTGCGCGCCGAGGGCCGCGCCGCCCTCGTGACCTTCGTCATGGCCGGCGACCCGGACCTCGAGACCTCGCTCGCTCTGTTGAAGAGCCTGCCCAAGGCCGGCGCCGACGTGATCGAGCTCGGCATGCCCTTCACCGATCCCATGGCCGACGGCCCCTCCATCCAGGCGGCCGGACTGCGAGCGCTGAAGGCGGGCACGACGCTGAACAAGACGCTCGCTCTGGTCCGCGCCTTCCGCGCCGTAGATCAGGCCACGCCGCTCGTGCTGATGGGCTATTACAACCCGGTCTATGTCCATGGCGTCGCCGCCTTCCTCGAGGAGGCGAAAGCGGCCGGCGTCGACGGGCTCATCATCGTCGATCTTCCGGCGGAGGAGGATGCGGAGCTCTGCCTGCCGGCGCGCGCGGCGGGGCTGAACTTCATCCGCCTCGCGACGCCGACGACAGATGACAAACGCCTGCCCAAAGTGCTCGAAAACACGAGCGGCTTCGTCTACTATGTCTCGCTCACCGGCATCACCGGCGCGGCGCTCTCGGATTATTCGGGCGTGTCGGAGGCGGTCGCGCGCCTCAAGCGGAGCACGCCTCTGCCGATCGCTGTCGGCTTCGGCGTCAAAACGGCGGAGAACGCCGCCGCTATTGCGAGATACGCAGACGGCGTCGTGGTGGGCACGGCGCTGGTCGACGCGCTGGCGGGCTCGCTCGACGCCGAGAAACGCGCTGGACCGCAGACGGTGGAGGCGGTCACAAAGCTCGTCGCCGATCTTTCCCGCGGCGTGCGCGGCGCACGGACGCAAGGCGCGAAGAAGGAGCAGCCCTTCTCGCTGAAAACCGCCTTCGGAGCGCTCGCGAGGCTCTGGTCATGA
- a CDS encoding type II toxin-antitoxin system RelE/ParE family toxin — MIRSVKGTATRQFLETGKSKFSGLDAELARQRLAELDSAASLDDVPQLRSVGLHRLSGDRKGQWAIKVNGPWRIAFRFEGGDAFEVEIVDYH, encoded by the coding sequence ATGATACGATCCGTCAAAGGAACGGCGACGCGCCAGTTTCTCGAAACCGGCAAGTCGAAGTTCTCGGGCCTCGACGCGGAATTGGCGCGCCAGCGTCTGGCGGAGCTCGACAGCGCCGCCTCGCTCGACGATGTGCCGCAGCTGCGCAGCGTCGGGCTGCATAGGCTGTCGGGCGACCGCAAGGGCCAATGGGCGATCAAGGTCAATGGGCCGTGGCGAATCGCCTTTCGTTTCGAAGGCGGCGACGCCTTCGAGGTCGAGATCGTCGACTATCATTGA
- the trpB gene encoding tryptophan synthase subunit beta: MNEQTPNSFRNGPDENGRFGLFGGRFVAETLMPLILDLERAYGEAKADPSFQAELDSLLKHYVGRPSPLYYAERMTEYLRGLTAAVGGEGGAKIYFKRDELNHTGAHKINNVLGQILLARRMGKKRIIAETGAGQHGVATATACARFGLDCVVYMGAVDVERQKPNVFRMKMLGAEVRPVQSGARTLKDAMNEALRDWVTNVSDTFYCIGTAAGPHPYPAMVRDFQSVIGNEAKEQMLEAEGRLPDSLVACIGGGSNAIGLFHPFLDDASVEIYGVEAAGHGLDVENGHAASLAGGRPGVLHGNRTYLLMDDDGQILEGHSISAGLDYPGIGPEHSWLRDIGRVTYLSATDKEALAAFQLCSKLEGIIPALEPSHALAKVMELAPQKPQDHLMVMNLCGRGDKDIFAVAEHLGGM, from the coding sequence TTGAACGAGCAGACCCCCAATTCCTTCCGCAACGGCCCGGACGAGAACGGCCGCTTCGGCCTGTTCGGCGGCCGCTTCGTCGCCGAGACCTTGATGCCGCTCATCCTCGACCTCGAGCGCGCCTATGGTGAGGCCAAGGCCGACCCGTCCTTCCAGGCCGAGCTGGACAGCCTGCTGAAACATTATGTCGGCCGTCCGAGCCCGCTCTATTACGCCGAGCGCATGACCGAATATTTGCGCGGCCTCACGGCGGCGGTCGGCGGCGAGGGCGGCGCCAAAATCTATTTCAAGCGCGACGAGCTAAACCACACCGGCGCGCATAAGATCAACAATGTGCTCGGCCAGATTCTGCTCGCCCGCCGCATGGGCAAGAAGCGCATCATCGCCGAGACCGGCGCCGGCCAGCATGGCGTCGCCACCGCCACCGCCTGCGCCCGCTTCGGGCTGGACTGCGTCGTCTATATGGGCGCCGTCGATGTCGAGCGACAAAAGCCCAATGTCTTCCGCATGAAGATGCTGGGCGCCGAGGTCCGCCCGGTGCAGTCCGGCGCGCGCACGCTGAAAGACGCGATGAACGAGGCGCTGCGCGACTGGGTCACCAATGTCTCCGACACTTTTTATTGCATCGGCACCGCCGCCGGCCCGCATCCCTACCCCGCCATGGTGCGCGATTTCCAATCGGTGATCGGCAATGAGGCGAAGGAGCAAATGCTCGAGGCGGAAGGTCGGCTTCCCGACTCGCTGGTCGCCTGCATCGGCGGCGGCTCCAACGCCATCGGCCTGTTCCACCCCTTCCTCGACGACGCGTCGGTGGAGATTTACGGCGTGGAAGCCGCCGGCCACGGCCTAGACGTGGAGAACGGCCACGCCGCCTCGCTGGCGGGCGGACGGCCGGGCGTGCTGCACGGCAATCGCACCTATCTGCTGATGGACGACGACGGCCAGATTCTCGAAGGCCATTCGATCTCCGCCGGCCTCGATTATCCGGGAATCGGCCCGGAGCATTCCTGGCTGCGCGACATCGGCCGCGTGACCTATCTCTCGGCCACCGACAAGGAGGCGCTCGCCGCCTTCCAGCTCTGCTCCAAGCTCGAGGGCATCATCCCCGCGCTGGAGCCCTCCCATGCGCTGGCCAAGGTCATGGAGCTGGCGCCGCAGAAGCCGCAGGATCATCTGATGGTGATGAATCTGTGCGGACGCGGCGACAAGGATATTTTCGCCGTGGCGGAGCATTTGGGGGGAATGTGA
- the accD gene encoding acetyl-CoA carboxylase, carboxyltransferase subunit beta: protein MNWYSNVVPPKIKALIKREAPENAWVKCPESGQLVFHKDIEDNLYVVPGSGYHMRIPVEARLASVFDDGAHELIATPEVPSDPLKFRDIKRYVDKIKEYRLKTGRTDAVTIAHGKLEGAAVTVAVQDFEFMGGSLGMAAGEAIIAGMTHAIEKRTPFIIFTASGGARMQEGMFSLMQMPRTTIAVRRLREARLPYIVVLTNPTTGGVTASYAMLGDIHIAEPGAIIGFAGARVIEQTIREKLPEGFQRAEYLKDHGMVDMVVPRQEMRETLARLCALLTKAPRRAA from the coding sequence ATGAACTGGTATTCGAACGTCGTTCCGCCCAAGATCAAAGCCCTCATCAAGCGCGAGGCGCCCGAGAACGCCTGGGTCAAATGCCCGGAGAGCGGACAGCTCGTGTTCCACAAGGACATAGAGGACAATCTCTATGTCGTGCCGGGCTCCGGCTATCACATGCGTATCCCCGTGGAGGCGCGGCTCGCGAGCGTCTTCGACGATGGCGCGCATGAGCTGATCGCGACGCCGGAAGTTCCGAGCGATCCGCTGAAATTCCGTGACATCAAGCGCTATGTCGACAAGATCAAGGAATATCGCTTGAAGACCGGCCGCACGGATGCGGTGACGATCGCCCATGGCAAGCTCGAGGGCGCAGCCGTCACCGTCGCGGTGCAGGACTTCGAATTCATGGGCGGCTCGCTCGGCATGGCGGCGGGCGAGGCGATCATCGCCGGCATGACGCACGCCATAGAGAAGCGCACGCCCTTCATCATCTTCACCGCCTCCGGCGGCGCCCGCATGCAGGAGGGCATGTTCTCGCTGATGCAGATGCCGCGCACGACGATCGCCGTGCGCCGGCTGCGCGAGGCGCGCCTGCCCTATATCGTCGTGCTCACCAATCCGACGACCGGCGGCGTCACCGCCTCCTACGCCATGCTTGGCGACATTCACATCGCCGAGCCCGGCGCGATCATCGGCTTCGCCGGCGCTCGCGTCATCGAGCAGACGATCCGCGAGAAGCTCCCCGAGGGCTTTCAACGCGCGGAGTATCTCAAGGACCATGGCATGGTCGACATGGTCGTGCCGCGCCAGGAGATGCGCGAGACTCTGGCGCGGCTCTGCGCGCTGCTGACCAAAGCGCCGCGCCGCGCGGCCTAA
- a CDS encoding flavoprotein, whose product MKKVVTPRWGWALTGSGHFFTECLDIIRSLDHVDLFVSKAAAEVIRMYKHRLDDMPDHVRVFRDTTASAAPVGGFYHNAYHTLIVAPATSNTVAKFVYGISDNLATNVFAQAGKCRVPTVVFACDTAPELETQAPDRKVMVYPRRIDLENTDKLKSFESTQVAESLAALHEAVERRRRELSAREPIGNV is encoded by the coding sequence ATGAAAAAGGTGGTCACGCCGCGGTGGGGTTGGGCGCTCACCGGCTCGGGGCATTTCTTCACCGAATGCCTCGATATCATCCGCTCGCTCGACCATGTCGATCTCTTCGTCAGCAAGGCGGCGGCCGAAGTGATCCGCATGTATAAGCACCGGCTCGACGACATGCCCGATCATGTCCGCGTCTTTCGCGACACGACGGCGAGCGCGGCGCCGGTCGGCGGCTTCTATCACAACGCCTATCACACGCTGATCGTCGCGCCGGCGACCTCCAACACGGTCGCGAAATTCGTCTATGGCATCTCCGACAATCTCGCGACCAATGTGTTCGCCCAGGCCGGCAAATGCCGTGTGCCGACGGTCGTCTTCGCCTGCGACACGGCGCCGGAGCTGGAGACGCAAGCGCCCGACCGCAAGGTGATGGTCTATCCGCGCCGCATCGACCTCGAGAACACCGACAAGCTCAAATCCTTCGAATCGACGCAGGTCGCCGAGAGCCTCGCCGCTTTGCACGAGGCCGTCGAGCGAAGGCGCCGCGAGCTTTCCGCTCGGGAGCCGATCGGGAATGTCTGA
- a CDS encoding phosphoribosylanthranilate isomerase, protein MAGVIVKICGLSTSPTLEATIAAGADMAGFVFFEKSPRHVSLETARALGRAAQDRIRKVALCVDADDSTLDAIVAALAPDLLQLHGAETPERVAAVKASFGLPVIKAVGVATAEDVARAAAFREAADILLFDAKPAPNAAVPGGAGTVFDWELMRGYGGGDWMLSGGLDPANVAEALRRTAAPAVDVSSGVESARGVKDEAKIAVFVAAARKCGTVL, encoded by the coding sequence TTGGCCGGCGTGATCGTCAAAATCTGCGGATTGTCCACTTCGCCGACGCTCGAGGCGACGATCGCCGCCGGCGCCGATATGGCTGGCTTCGTCTTCTTCGAGAAAAGCCCGCGCCACGTCTCTCTCGAGACGGCGCGCGCGCTGGGTCGCGCTGCGCAGGACCGCATCCGCAAGGTGGCGCTCTGCGTCGACGCCGACGATTCCACGCTCGACGCCATCGTCGCCGCCCTGGCGCCGGACCTGCTGCAATTGCACGGCGCAGAGACGCCCGAGCGCGTCGCCGCCGTGAAAGCGAGCTTCGGCCTGCCCGTCATCAAGGCGGTCGGCGTCGCCACCGCCGAGGATGTCGCGCGCGCTGCGGCTTTTCGGGAGGCCGCCGACATCCTCCTCTTCGACGCCAAGCCCGCGCCGAACGCCGCCGTTCCCGGAGGCGCCGGAACCGTCTTCGATTGGGAGCTGATGCGCGGCTATGGCGGCGGCGACTGGATGCTCTCCGGCGGCCTCGACCCCGCCAATGTGGCGGAGGCGCTGCGACGCACCGCCGCGCCGGCGGTGGATGTTTCATCCGGGGTGGAGAGCGCCCGCGGCGTCAAGGACGAGGCGAAGATCGCGGTCTTTGTCGCGGCGGCGCGAAAATGTGGAACGGTTCTCTAG